The following DNA comes from Arcobacter cloacae.
AATATCACCACCTCTTAAAGCCATAACCGCAATCTCATCTTTAGTTCTAGCACCAATTTGTCCATCACGTCCTGAAATTCTAACTTCATCTAAATCTAAATTTCTAGCATTTGCTGCATGCTCAGCTAGTGTTAAAGCAGTACCTGATGGAGAATCAACTTTGTATCTATGATGTTGCTCAACTATTTCAATATCAAAATCTCTTAAAGTTTTAGATGCAAGTGCTACAAGTTTGTTTAAAACTGCAACTCCTAAACTCATATTTGTTGCATATAAAATAGGTACAATTTTACTAGCTTCAAGCAATAAATTTTGTTGATGCTTGTTAAATCCAGTAGTTGCAATTACAAGAGGTTTATTACCACCATTTTCTATAACTTCAGTAAGAAGTGCTTCTGTTGCTGCTGGTGCTGAAAAATCAATAATAACATCTGATGATTCAAACAATACTTTCATATCATTTGTTACAACTGTATCAGCAGGTAAATTTTTT
Coding sequences within:
- the dapB gene encoding 4-hydroxy-tetrahydrodipicolinate reductase translates to MIKIGILGSTGRVGSLLIDDLANDSEARVGAVHVYDKLVKNLPADTVVTNDMKVLFESSDVIIDFSAPAATEALLTEVIENGGNKPLVIATTGFNKHQQNLLLEASKIVPILYATNMSLGVAVLNKLVALASKTLRDFDIEIVEQHHRYKVDSPSGTALTLAEHAANARNLDLDEVRISGRDGQIGARTKDEIAVMALRGGDIVGRHTVGLYNDGEFLELNHTATARNTFSKGAIKVAKWIIGKEAKLYSINDALGL